A portion of the Meriones unguiculatus strain TT.TT164.6M chromosome 11, Bangor_MerUng_6.1, whole genome shotgun sequence genome contains these proteins:
- the Slamf7 gene encoding SLAM family member 7 isoform X1 has protein sequence MAGFSVCVIFTSVLCQLTATADSGTLKEVVGALGGSVTFTVNITGKEVNQIIWTFKTLFLAIKTKDKVIMSENERKRIVIPDGSYSMTLSQLRKNDSGVYRVEIHIPSLQSPVTQEYELRVYEYLSKPSITMDGQDNKNGTCRINLTCSMKQGGENVTYSWRTVGQAVDEFHDGANLPISWSLGEKDKTLICVARNPISNSSSAPTLARNHCKDATKDQNLPKVFICVMPVSILLIVFPGIIFITMRRMKENGKACCGEDTKRLDSHQENPNFCPHTEENTDYATIPYISKTNPEEDASNTFYSTVQIPKAVKSPGSLPATPHMPKTLRFENVI, from the exons CAACAGCAGATTCTGGAACACTGAAAGAGGTGGTTGGTGCCCTTGGTGGATCTGTGACCTTCACTGTGAATATCACTGGAAAAGAGGTCAACCAAATCATATGGACCTTCAAGACGTTATTTCTTGCCATCAAAACTAAGGACAAGGTCATAATGtcagaaaatgagagaaaaaggatAGTCATTCCAGATGGAAGCTACTCCATGACTCTCAGCCAGTTGAGGAAGAATGACTCAGGTGTCTACCGTGTGGAGATTCACATTCCATCACTTCAGTCTCCCGTCACCCAGGAGTATGAGCTGCGTGTCTATG AGTATCTGTCAAAGCCCAGCATCACCATGGATGGGCAAGACAACAAGAATGGAACCTGCAGAATCAACCTGACTTGTTCTATGAAACAGGGAGGAGAGAATGTGACTTACAGCTGGAGAACCGTGGGGCAGGCAGTCGATGAGTTTCATGATGGTGCCAACCTCCCCATCTCCTGGAGCTTGGGAGAGAAAGACAAGACCTTAATCTGCGTGGCCAGGAATCCCATCAGCAACAGTTCCTCGGCCCCCACCCTTGCCCGGAATCACTGCAAAG atgCTACCAAGGATCAAAATTTACCCAAGGTCTTCATATGCGTCATGCCGGTGTCCATCCTGCTCATTGTCTTTCCAGGGATTATTTTCATTACTATgcgaagaatgaaagaaaatggtAAAGCAT GCTGTGGGGAAGACACGAAGAGACTGGACAGCCACCAGGAAAACCCCAACTTCTGCCCTCACACTGAAGAGAATACAGACTATGCCACAATCCCTTATATAAGT AAAACAAATCCAGAAGAAGATGCATCAAACACATTTTATTCCACTGTGCAGATCCCCAAAGCG GTGAAGAGTCCAGGCTCCCTGCCTGCAACGCCACACATGCCAAAGACATTAAGGTTTGAAAATGTTATCTAG
- the Slamf7 gene encoding SLAM family member 7 isoform X2 has translation MAGFSVCVIFTSVLCQLTATADSGTLKEVVGALGGSVTFTVNITGKEVNQIIWTFKTLFLAIKTKDKVIMSENERKRIVIPDGSYSMTLSQLRKNDSGVYRVEIHIPSLQSPVTQEYELRVYEYLSKPSITMDGQDNKNGTCRINLTCSMKQGGENVTYSWRTVGQAVDEFHDGANLPISWSLGEKDKTLICVARNPISNSSSAPTLARNHCKDATKDQNLPKVFICVMPVSILLIVFPGIIFITMRRMKENGCGEDTKRLDSHQENPNFCPHTEENTDYATIPYISKTNPEEDASNTFYSTVQIPKAVKSPGSLPATPHMPKTLRFENVI, from the exons CAACAGCAGATTCTGGAACACTGAAAGAGGTGGTTGGTGCCCTTGGTGGATCTGTGACCTTCACTGTGAATATCACTGGAAAAGAGGTCAACCAAATCATATGGACCTTCAAGACGTTATTTCTTGCCATCAAAACTAAGGACAAGGTCATAATGtcagaaaatgagagaaaaaggatAGTCATTCCAGATGGAAGCTACTCCATGACTCTCAGCCAGTTGAGGAAGAATGACTCAGGTGTCTACCGTGTGGAGATTCACATTCCATCACTTCAGTCTCCCGTCACCCAGGAGTATGAGCTGCGTGTCTATG AGTATCTGTCAAAGCCCAGCATCACCATGGATGGGCAAGACAACAAGAATGGAACCTGCAGAATCAACCTGACTTGTTCTATGAAACAGGGAGGAGAGAATGTGACTTACAGCTGGAGAACCGTGGGGCAGGCAGTCGATGAGTTTCATGATGGTGCCAACCTCCCCATCTCCTGGAGCTTGGGAGAGAAAGACAAGACCTTAATCTGCGTGGCCAGGAATCCCATCAGCAACAGTTCCTCGGCCCCCACCCTTGCCCGGAATCACTGCAAAG atgCTACCAAGGATCAAAATTTACCCAAGGTCTTCATATGCGTCATGCCGGTGTCCATCCTGCTCATTGTCTTTCCAGGGATTATTTTCATTACTATgcgaagaatgaaagaaaatg GCTGTGGGGAAGACACGAAGAGACTGGACAGCCACCAGGAAAACCCCAACTTCTGCCCTCACACTGAAGAGAATACAGACTATGCCACAATCCCTTATATAAGT AAAACAAATCCAGAAGAAGATGCATCAAACACATTTTATTCCACTGTGCAGATCCCCAAAGCG GTGAAGAGTCCAGGCTCCCTGCCTGCAACGCCACACATGCCAAAGACATTAAGGTTTGAAAATGTTATCTAG
- the Slamf7 gene encoding SLAM family member 7 isoform X4: protein MAGFSVCVIFTSVLCQLTATADSGTLKEVVGALGGSVTFTVNITGKEVNQIIWTFKTLFLAIKTKDKVIMSENERKRIVIPDGSYSMTLSQLRKNDSGVYRVEIHIPSLQSPVTQEYELRVYEYLSKPSITMDGQDNKNGTCRINLTCSMKQGGENVTYSWRTVGQAVDEFHDGANLPISWSLGEKDKTLICVARNPISNSSSAPTLARNHCKDATKDQNLPKVFICVMPVSILLIVFPGIIFITMRRMKENGCGEDTKRLDSHQENPNFCPHTEENTDYATIPYISIPKAVKSPGSLPATPHMPKTLRFENVI from the exons CAACAGCAGATTCTGGAACACTGAAAGAGGTGGTTGGTGCCCTTGGTGGATCTGTGACCTTCACTGTGAATATCACTGGAAAAGAGGTCAACCAAATCATATGGACCTTCAAGACGTTATTTCTTGCCATCAAAACTAAGGACAAGGTCATAATGtcagaaaatgagagaaaaaggatAGTCATTCCAGATGGAAGCTACTCCATGACTCTCAGCCAGTTGAGGAAGAATGACTCAGGTGTCTACCGTGTGGAGATTCACATTCCATCACTTCAGTCTCCCGTCACCCAGGAGTATGAGCTGCGTGTCTATG AGTATCTGTCAAAGCCCAGCATCACCATGGATGGGCAAGACAACAAGAATGGAACCTGCAGAATCAACCTGACTTGTTCTATGAAACAGGGAGGAGAGAATGTGACTTACAGCTGGAGAACCGTGGGGCAGGCAGTCGATGAGTTTCATGATGGTGCCAACCTCCCCATCTCCTGGAGCTTGGGAGAGAAAGACAAGACCTTAATCTGCGTGGCCAGGAATCCCATCAGCAACAGTTCCTCGGCCCCCACCCTTGCCCGGAATCACTGCAAAG atgCTACCAAGGATCAAAATTTACCCAAGGTCTTCATATGCGTCATGCCGGTGTCCATCCTGCTCATTGTCTTTCCAGGGATTATTTTCATTACTATgcgaagaatgaaagaaaatg GCTGTGGGGAAGACACGAAGAGACTGGACAGCCACCAGGAAAACCCCAACTTCTGCCCTCACACTGAAGAGAATACAGACTATGCCACAATCCCTTATATAAGT ATCCCCAAAGCG GTGAAGAGTCCAGGCTCCCTGCCTGCAACGCCACACATGCCAAAGACATTAAGGTTTGAAAATGTTATCTAG
- the Slamf7 gene encoding SLAM family member 7 isoform X3, protein MAGFSVCVIFTSVLCQLTATADSGTLKEVVGALGGSVTFTVNITGKEVNQIIWTFKTLFLAIKTKDKVIMSENERKRIVIPDGSYSMTLSQLRKNDSGVYRVEIHIPSLQSPVTQEYELRVYEYLSKPSITMDGQDNKNGTCRINLTCSMKQGGENVTYSWRTVGQAVDEFHDGANLPISWSLGEKDKTLICVARNPISNSSSAPTLARNHCKDATKDQNLPKVFICVMPVSILLIVFPGIIFITMRRMKENGKACCGEDTKRLDSHQENPNFCPHTEENTDYATIPYISIPKAVKSPGSLPATPHMPKTLRFENVI, encoded by the exons CAACAGCAGATTCTGGAACACTGAAAGAGGTGGTTGGTGCCCTTGGTGGATCTGTGACCTTCACTGTGAATATCACTGGAAAAGAGGTCAACCAAATCATATGGACCTTCAAGACGTTATTTCTTGCCATCAAAACTAAGGACAAGGTCATAATGtcagaaaatgagagaaaaaggatAGTCATTCCAGATGGAAGCTACTCCATGACTCTCAGCCAGTTGAGGAAGAATGACTCAGGTGTCTACCGTGTGGAGATTCACATTCCATCACTTCAGTCTCCCGTCACCCAGGAGTATGAGCTGCGTGTCTATG AGTATCTGTCAAAGCCCAGCATCACCATGGATGGGCAAGACAACAAGAATGGAACCTGCAGAATCAACCTGACTTGTTCTATGAAACAGGGAGGAGAGAATGTGACTTACAGCTGGAGAACCGTGGGGCAGGCAGTCGATGAGTTTCATGATGGTGCCAACCTCCCCATCTCCTGGAGCTTGGGAGAGAAAGACAAGACCTTAATCTGCGTGGCCAGGAATCCCATCAGCAACAGTTCCTCGGCCCCCACCCTTGCCCGGAATCACTGCAAAG atgCTACCAAGGATCAAAATTTACCCAAGGTCTTCATATGCGTCATGCCGGTGTCCATCCTGCTCATTGTCTTTCCAGGGATTATTTTCATTACTATgcgaagaatgaaagaaaatggtAAAGCAT GCTGTGGGGAAGACACGAAGAGACTGGACAGCCACCAGGAAAACCCCAACTTCTGCCCTCACACTGAAGAGAATACAGACTATGCCACAATCCCTTATATAAGT ATCCCCAAAGCG GTGAAGAGTCCAGGCTCCCTGCCTGCAACGCCACACATGCCAAAGACATTAAGGTTTGAAAATGTTATCTAG